One genomic region from Xyrauchen texanus isolate HMW12.3.18 chromosome 4, RBS_HiC_50CHRs, whole genome shotgun sequence encodes:
- the LOC127643066 gene encoding ADAMTS-like protein 2, whose protein sequence is MRIWSRVKCGESILVLLGLLTLALSLGNLSSRGQEEGVASNSLEDGLELTTYWWGEWTKWTACTRTCGGGVMSQERHCLKQRKRTTTGKDTMMCTGNAKKYHLCNTKECPATGRSFREEQCWSFNSQVYNGKYYHWKPLYPDDYVHISSNPCDLHCTTSDGQRQLMVPARDGTSCKYSNFRGVCVNGRCEPIGCDGILFSPNTLDKCGVCQGNGSSCSRVTGNFRHGASSLGYSFITQIPEGSWDIQIIERKKSADILAVTDQAGNFFFNGAYKVDTPQNFHAAGTIFKYRRPIDVHETGIEYIVAKGPIDQPINVLVWNQNGHNPYITYEYTVMRDSLPSVSQPPIYTGPNGGSSLVSMEIGSVLNHNKSSYDKAVPEDRPSQAKPRALEGQKPGQDTNEVYETAVIDCEQDIKSPVQFTEGNCSWPSGVGVPVVAPANRPAEYLVNSENLIWRVLLGERVSSDGVLANISTNQLLTHQDGLSSETRPLELDYISFGGLNGSLLEFTLGHRRNESGDFLSLNRSITTSLRNSSRNNRTRINQSLLQKNKMSAADMYRWKLSSQEPCSMTCSIGVSKSFAMCVRYDGIEVDDVYCDALTRPEPVHDFCIGRECQPRWEASSWSECSRTCGEGFQFRMVRCWKMLAPGLDSSVYSDLCTEAQLECPPERRACKSPTCGPQWEVAEWSECPAKCGCRSLVTREVRCSDETHTCDEATRPQFTKNCTGPPCERQWTVSEWGPCSGICGHGKTVRHVYCKTPEGRVVPESQCSPENKHLAIHPCGDNECNPHWLAQDWERCNTTCGRGVKRRTVLCMGITGGKVQIYEDEGCDSSKKPADDDTCFERPCFKWYTTPWSECTKTCGVGVRMRDVKCYQGRELVRGCDPLTKPVNMQTCALQPCPTEPPDENCQDRPTTNCSLALKLNLCSHWYYSKACCHSCHKLRAS, encoded by the exons ATGAGGATCTGGTCAAGGGTCAAGTGTGGGGAGAGCATTCTGGTGCTGCTTGGTCTTCTAACGCTGGCTCTCTCTCTGGGAAATCTGTCAAGCAGAGGACAG GAAGAGGGTGTTGCCTCAAATAGTCTAGAGGACGGGCTGGAGTTGACCACATACTGGTGGGGAGAATGGACCAAATGGACAGCCTGCACACGAACCTGTGGAGGAGGAGTCATGTCACAGGAGAGACACTGTCTTAAGCAAAG AAAGAGAACAACGACTGGTAAGGACACCATGATGTGCACAGGCAATGCAAAAAAGTATCATCTCTGCAATACAAAG GAATGTCCTGCTACAGGTAGAAGCTTTAGAGAAGAACAGTGCTGGTCATTCAACTCTCAGGTGTACAATGGAAAATACTACCACTGGAAACCTCTATATCCGG ATGACTACGTTCATATCTCCAGTAATCCATGCGATCTGCACTGCACCACCTCTGATGGCCAAAGACAGTTGATGGTACCTGCACGTGATGGAACATCCTGCAAGTACAGCAACTTCAGGGGAGTTTGTGTGAATGGGAGGTGTGAA CCTATTGGATGTGATGGCATCCTCTTTTCCCCCAACACTCTGGATAAGTGTGGTGTTTGTCAGGGAAATGGGAGCAGCTGCAGTCGTGTTACCGGGAACTTTCGTCATGGGGCTTCAAGTCTGG GCTATTCTTTCATAACACAAATCCCAGAAGGATCATGGGACATCCAGATTATTGAGAGAAAGAAATCTGCAGATATCCTGG CTGTGACTGACCAAGCAGGGAACTTTTTTTTCAATGGTGCCTATAAAGTGGACACCCCTCAGAACTTCCATGCAGCAGGGACCATTTTCAAGTACCGGCGTCCTATAGATGTGCATGAGACGGGGATCGAGTACATCGTGGCCAAAGGGCCCATCGATCAGCCCATCAATGTTCTG GTCTGGAACCAAAATGGCCATAATCCTTACATCACCTATGAGTACACGGTGATGCGGGACTCACTTCCTTCTGTCTCCCAGCCCCCTATTTATACTGGTCCAAACGGAGGATCCAGTCTGGTCTCAATGGAGATTGGGAGTGTTTTAAACCACAATAAAAGTTCATATGATAAGGCTGTCCCTGAGGACaggccaagccaagccaagccaagagCTTTGGAGGGACAAAAGCCTGGCCAGGATACCAATGAAGTGTATGAGACAGCTGTAATTGACTGTGAGCAGGATATTAAATCTCCAGTCCAGTTTACAG agGGAAACTGCAGCTGGCCCAGTGGAGTGGGAGTCCCTGTTGTTGCACCAGCCAACAGACCTGCTGAGTACCTGGTGAACTCGGAAAACCTCATCTGGAGGGTACTTTTGGGAGAACGAGTCAGCTCAGATGGTGTTCTTGCCAACAtctcaaccaatcagcttcttaCTCATCAGGATGGCTTGTCCTCTGAAACAAGGCCACTGGAATTAGACTATATCAGTTTTGGGGGCCTTAATGGCTCACTGCTGGAGTTCACCTTGGGACATCGCCGAAATGAATCAGGGGACTTTCTTTCCCTAAACAGATCTATTACTACCAGTTTACGGAACAGCAGTCGCAACAATCGCACAAG GATCAACCAAAGTCTccttcaaaagaacaaaatgagTGCTGCTGATATGTACCGGTGGAAACTATCTTCTCAAGAACCATGCAGCATGACATGCTCAATAG GAGTGTCGAAATCATTTGCCATGTGTGTGCGGTATGATGGCATTGAGGTGGATGATGTTTATTGTGATGCTTTGACTCGACCAGAGCCTGTTCATGATTTCTGCATTGGCAGAGAATGCCAGCCCAG ATGGGAGGCAAGCAGTTGGAGTGAGTGCTCTCGGACCTGTGGAGAAGGATTCCAATTCCGTATGGTGCGCTGCTGGAAGATGCTGGCTCCTGGACTGGACAGCTCTGTGTACAGTGACCTCTGTACAGAGGCTCAGTTAGAATGCCCCCCAGAGCGCCGGGCCTGTAAAAGCCCCACCTGTGGCCCTCAGTGGGAAGTAGCTGAGTGGTCTGAG TGTCCAGCTAAATGTGGCTGCAGGAGTTTGGTTACTCGGGAGGTCAGGTGCTCGGATGAGACCCACACATGTGATGAGGCAACTCGACCACAATTTACCAAAAACTGCACAGGCCCTCCATGTGAGCGCCAATGGACAGTGTCTGAGTGGGGACCG TGCTCAGGCATTTGTGGGCATGGAAAAACAGTGCGGCATGTGTACTGCAAAACCCCAGAGGGTCGAGTGGTACCCGAGTCTCAGTGCTCACCTGAGAACAAACATCTGGCCATTCACCCCTGTGGAGACAATGAATGCAATCCACACTGGTTGGCCCAAGACTGGGAGAGG TGCAACACAACATGTGGTCGTGGAGTGAAGAGAAGGACTGTGCTGTGTATGGGCATCACAGGGGGGAAGGTCCAAATTTATGAGGACGAGGGATGTGACAGCAGCAAGAAACCAGCAGATGATGACACCTGCTTCGAGAGGCCTTGTTTCAAGTGGTACACAACACCTTGGTCTGAG TGCACCAAGACTTGTGGTGTCGGTGTGCGAATGAGAGATGTGAAGTGTTACCAGGGAAGAGAGCTTGTTCGTGGATGCGACCCTTTGACCAAACCTGTAAACATGCAGACCTGTGCACTCCAGCCATGCCCTACTGAACCACCAG ATGAAAATTGCCAGGATCGTCCCACCACCAACTGCTCGCTGGCTCTGAAGCTCAATCTGTGCAGTCACTGGTATTACAGCAAGGCCTGCTGCCATTCTTGCCACAAACTCCGAGCTTCCTAG
- the LOC127643115 gene encoding protein FAM163B-like: MTAGTVVITGGILAAVILLTIVTVLCYCRLQYYCCKREESEWVEEEADVAEASPSPPRQPSAPESPLSFHHFPEYASSNQLLMTVEPFEHNGPVTYPHYSPRMSCKPNHSYTFCPSCSGYLPLYTSPQDGLRNGGGRISYRTVQQEKLDLPMDTPSFHKLNLIRSVTMQEVLTHHSISTDV; this comes from the exons ATGACAGCCGGCACAGTGGTCATCACAGGCGGAATTTTAGCTGCAGTCATCTTGCTGACTATTGTTACAGTTTTATGTTACTGTAGACTGCAG TATTACTGCTGTAAAAGAGAGGAGTCGGAATGGGTGGAGGAGGAGGCTGACGTCGCCGAGGCATCACCAAGTCCACCACGCCAACCAAGTGCACCTGAAAGTCCACTGAGTTTTCATCATTTTCCTGAATACGCATCCTCCAATCAGCTGCTAATGACTGTAGAGCCTTTTGAGCACAATGGACCAGTCACCTATCCTCACTACTCCCCGCGAATGTCCTGTAAGCCCAACCACTCTTACACTTTCTGCCCATCCTGTTCTGggtatctgccactgtatacGAGCCCTCAGGATGGCCTGCGCAATGGAGGTGGCAGGATCAGCTACAGAACTGTGCAGCAGGAGAAGCTAGACCTGCCGATGGACACGCCCAGCTTCCACAAACTCAACCTCATCCGCTCTGTCACCATGCAGGAGGTTCTGACTCATCACAGCATCAGCACTGATGTGTAG